From Penaeus monodon isolate SGIC_2016 chromosome 6, NSTDA_Pmon_1, whole genome shotgun sequence, the proteins below share one genomic window:
- the LOC119574596 gene encoding serine-rich adhesin for platelets-like isoform X12, whose protein sequence is MKAIKAVSTLSPKCCVVSWWKLLTKMSQNKVRSSGSLANSDDIVKAGYLKKLKVCIVCSLGLFIRLTMKKKYFVLRRETGPDSPARLEYYDSEKKFKAGAQPKKPIILRTCFSINRKKDPKHSHVIALYTNHDSVSMAAESEAELNDWLGFLHHHMHQAVAGSDGQSRKLYEHVWMVEILPRSLGSSKGITGEYHICLTYKSIALVRVGESQKKIEFPLNSIRRCGHTGSFFFLGLGRSAVTGAGDIWMLTEDAVIAENMHGIIRRAMHAPCNNMSEDPVSRERTQSMSNQRSFDSKEDIFCSGQCLTRGRCGSMPSRSRTSSEGSMQTGPNKLPPNCSHQMDGPHPGSLCLHPITRPKSIPSSSESMESTASVEDFDGLHSHTPETAVDNSNGEEDYMPMEAGLESNMSQHRDHPQPPFSLPIGSTRSYVHSLSKGLISPVSGSSTEGPCLSSPQDQYLEMLSPLERTQEGLFGSVSERSAYLCMDRTPNQPSGSSGPENSGYLSMAPLNSPGSSLPAWQSHPSSQVSSPPHSANHSRIPSLVDENTDSYLSKVPGGHGDATTTSSDTYARDRSRSYLDMTPTPAVPTPIPCSPSDGDSFPEMSPGSSCSFTSGTPSSDHRFHDFIAEKSGNGSYCGYSEDDDSSLDRPHRTNSVGSKPEQFRSRKNRLEVSPAEPARVRAFSVGSRVSLRLAGGRAGQVAGGTATATSASVTEFSPSIKEKGKQVKSKSSSAPILGTSPISNSWSGTPGTFFRGFLQARNQERNNDLMEFDFTKNKSCDSISAEKEKKSSSIESIKRTFTGQRHRSNSKSSGNGKSSVFDSMKRDKKKSESELSAKGMEIPEGKSPFELDFTPSPRGGGSDVCDGYLPMNLRPAVSSGQSSANSEYLEMNSKDFFRGHGLNDPYLDMSKSSDRLVSSLSTSGPNDGYVDMSQGKGLGTLPLTPVSSSSTTSNSSSSIGARVRKISSTFNPLSSQDFSSQQDEYMPIDLRGSFESSHSLDGEKSKKKKSSKRKSFKDSTKRKKSDPIAVMGKGSDGENAQESSKKGTSPLSSLSTFLGRKNSSGTPPKTPLSPTGSPLPKSSRGTPSPFSSLTRKKNESKDSSKDGAAKESSGVSSSVSSGIGTSCIRESSREAEESAISGDSSSVTSSSQTVPNSGDQQNKQTTNNSGGSKRTSGIFETLSQADTKLEEKQKNTGLESGNTDISINSQQQHSNINSNDMGAYVNLSLGSSDKNLNVENKQRKVSTGSVSSDYMNVSPMSVCKTPEAPSDPQQPREYVNMCPGGRPEPHSTSLIPPQPAPMPGTVSPKRKTSLTSKGESSEKSSPSLGYGGSRDQNRRDSKRLSGSNYGEENDGGSGESGYLLMTPGQTPPKPVSPRTVTRRPDIPSALLGGRPDASLTATLERLNLGSSGGSATSERCRSHSGPGAPESSAVGGEVRVKKQLSEPRAGSGSQGSSGRAASACSSPVSYSPPTSPTLRGSVSSMSSLSEGGLSSASSTCTVVNVGVGRRESGLGGSGRAQETPVDSASHASVSSSSSSQQSTSTASSGCSIGDSGLNYVSLDLAPARCEGVMPSPLAARRSTSGAGVPHTVCLQEPAVGEEDEPLSYAQIDFTKSEGLRTTSLTRDKRH, encoded by the exons acgatgaagaagaagtacTTTGTGCTGCGGCGCGAGACGGGGCCCGACAGCCCCGCCCGCCTCGAGTACTATGATTCGGAGAAGAAATTCAAGGCGGGAGCCCAGCCCAAGAA ACCCATCATCCTGCGCACGTGCTTTAGCATCAACCGCAAGAAGGACCCGAAGCACAGCCACGTGATCGCCCTCTACACCAACCACGACTCGGTGAGCATGGCCGCCGAGTCCGAGGCCGAACTGAACGACTGGCTGGGATTCCTGCACCACCACATGCACCAGGCCGTGGCGGGCAGCGACGGCCAGTCCAGGAAGCTCTATG AGCACGTGTGGATGGTGGAGATCTTGCCCAGAAGCCTTGGCAGCAGTAAAGGGATCACGGGGGAGTATCACATCTGTCTGACTTACAAGTCAATTGCTCTCGTGCGGGTAGGAGAAAGTCAGAAGAAAATTGAGTTCCCG TTAAACAGCATCCGGCGTTGTGGCCACACAGGCTCTTTCTTCTTCCTGGGACTGGGGAGGTCAGCGGTCACTGGCGCAGGAGATATATGGATGCTAACGGAAGATGCTGTCATTGCTGAAAATATGCATGGTATTATTCGCAG aGCAATGCATGCTCCTTGTAACAACATGAGTGAAGACCCAGTGTCCCGGGAACGAACCCAGTCAATGTCAAATCAACGTTCATTTGACAGTAAGGAagacatatttt GTAGTGGGCAGTGCCTGACGCGTGGACGATGTGGCAGCATGCCCTCCCGGAGTCGCACAAGTAGTGAAGGATCTATGCAGACTGGGCCTAACAAGCTTCCACCAAACTGCAGTCATCAAATGGACGGCCCACACCCGGGATCTCTGTGTCTTCACCCCATCACTCGGCCTAAATCAAT TCCCAGCTCAAGTGAGTCCATGGAGTCAACTGCATCTGTAGAGGACTTTGATGGCCTGCATTCTCACACTCCGGAAACTGCTGTAGATAACTCCa ATGGTGAGGAGGATTATATGCCAATGGAGGCTGGCTTGGAGAGCAACATGAGCCAGCATCGGGACCATCCACagccacccttctccctccccattggCAGCACGCGGAGTTATGTTCATTCCTTAAGCAAAG GTCTCATCTCTCCTGTAAGTGGTAGCAGCACGGAAGGTCCATGCCTCTCATCTCCTCAAGATCAGTACTTGGAGATGTTAAGCCCCCTAGAGCGTACACAAGAAGGCCTATTTGGCTCAGTGTCAGAAAGGTCAGCATATCTGTGCATGGACCGTACCCCCAATCAGCCTTCAGGAAGTTCAGGTCCCGAAAACTCTGGGTACTTGTCCATGGCGCCGCTCAATTCCCCTGGATCATCCCTCCCGGCCTGGCAATCACACCCTTCTAGTCAG GTATCATCACCACCCCATTCTGCCAACCATTCTCGCATCCCCAGTCTAGTGGATGAAAATACTGATAGTTACCTCTCTAAGGTGCCTGGAGGACATGGAGACGCCACGACCACCTCTAGTGACACTTACGCTCGAGACCGCTCCCGCAGCTACCTCGACATGACTCCTACACCTGCTGTTCCTACACCCATCCCATGTAGCCCATCTGATG GTGACTCTTTCCCTGAGATGTCCCCCGGAAGCAGCTGTTCCTTCACCTCAGGAACTCCCTCCTCTGACCATCGCTTTCATGATTTCATAGCTGAAAAGAGTGGAAATGGGTCCTACTGTGGTTATTCGGAAGATGATGACTCCTCTCTTGACAGACCTCACAGAACCAATTCTGTTGGTTCTAAACCTGAACAATTCCGAAGTCGTAAAAATAG ACTGGAGGTGAGCCCTGCTGAACCTGCCCGTGTACGAGCCTTCTCTGTGGGGTCACGTGTCAGCCTCAGGCTAGCGGGTGGCAGAGCCGGCCAGGTGGCAGGTGGCACAGCAACTGCCACTTCTGCCTCTGTCACCGAGTTCTCGCCTTCTATtaaggagaagggaaaacaagTGAAAAGCAAATCATCAAG CGCGCCAATTCTGGGGACGTCGCCCATCTCCAACTCATGGTCAGGGACTCCTGGGACGTTTTTCCGGGGCTTCCTCCAAGCACGGAACCAGGAGCGGAACAACGACCTGATGGAGTTTGACTTCACCAAGAACAAGAGCTGCGATAGTATATCtgctgagaaggagaagaagagcagCAGCATAGAGAGCATTAAGAGAACCTTCACAGGACAGAGACATCGTTCCAATTCCAAGTCCTCAGGGAATGGCAAATCTTCAGTTTTTGATTCtatgaaaagagacaaaaagaaatcaGAAAGTGAGTTGTCTGCCAAGGGTATGGAGATCCCGGAGGGAAAGAGTCCTTTTGAGCTTGATTTCACACCAAGTCCTCGTGGAGGTGGTTCAGATGTTTGTGATGGGTACTTGCCTATGAATTTGAGGCCTGCGGTCTCCAGTGGTCAGTCCTCGGCAAACTCTGAATACCTTGAGATGAACAGCAAAGATTTCTTTAGGGGACATGGTTTAAATGACCCATACTTAGATATGTCTAAAAGCAGTGACAGATTAGTTTCCTCACTGAGTACCTCAGGGCCAAACGATGGTTATGTGGACATGAGTCAAGGCAAAGGTCTGGGGACGCTTCCTCTCACACCTGTATCCTCGTCCTCCACAACTTCCAACAGCTCATCTTCCATTGGTGCTAGAGTCAGAAAGATTTCGTCCACATTTAATCCATTGTCTTCCCAAGACTTTTCTTCACAGCAGGACGAGTACATGCCCATTGACCTCCGTGGCAGTTttgaatcttcccattctcttgatggagagaagagtaagaaaaagaaaagcagtaAGAGAAAGTCGTTTAAGGACAGCACCAAACGCAAGAAATCAGACCCAATAGCAGTAATGGGAAAGGGAAGTGATGGGGAGAATGCCCAGGAAAGTAGCAAAAAAGGAACAAgtcccttatcctctctctcaacCTTCCTAGGTCGGAAGAATTCCTCAGGCACCCCTCCTAAGACCCCGCTTTCACCTACTGGTAGTCCACTTCCTAAGTCCAGTCGAGGAACGCCTAGTCCATTTTCGAGTCTAACACgcaagaaaaatgaaagtaagGATAGTAGTAAAGATGGAGCAGCAAAGGAAAGTTCTGGGGTCTCATCAAGTGTAAGCTCAGGCATCGGCACAAGTTGCATTAGAGAATCGAgtagagaagcagaggagagtgCCATATCAGGTGATAGCTCAAGCGTCACCTCATCCTCACAGACAGTTCCTAATAGTGGTGAccagcaaaataaacaaacaactaaCAACAGCGGGGGTAGCAAGAGAACTTCAGGGATATTTGAAACGTTATCTCAGGCAGACACTAAGCTggaggaaaagcagaaaaataCAGGCTTAGAGTCGGGTAACACTGATATTTCTATCAACAGTCAGCAGCAACATtcaaatattaatagcaatgatatggGGGCATATGTAAACTTATCACTTGGCAGCTCAGATAAGAATTTAAATGTAGAGAATAAACAACGAAAAGTATCCACAGGCTCAGTATCATCAGACTACATGAATGTATCTCCAATGTCAGTATGTAAGACACCTGAGGCTCCATCTGACCCTCAGCAACCGCGTGAGTATGTGAACATGTGCCCAGGAGGTCGCCCAGAGCCACACAGCACCTCTCTGATTCCACCACAGCCTGCACCTATGCCAGGCACGGTTTCCCCTAAGAGGAAAACCAGTCTTACATCGAAGGGTGAATCTAGTGAAAAAAGTAGTCCCAGTTTAGGATATGGGGGTTCTAGAGATCAGAATCGTCGTGACAGTAAGCGGTTAAGCGGCAGTAATTATGGAGAAGAGAACGATGGTGGTAGTGGGGAAAGTGGGTATTTGTTAATGACCCCTGGACAAACCCCGCCGAAACCTGTTTCTCCTCGCACAGTAACTCGTCGACCAGACATTCCCTCAGCTCTCCTTGGTGGCCGTCCTGATGCCAGCCTCACTGCCACCTTGGAGCGGCTAAACTTAGGCAGCTCTGGAGGTAGTGCCACGAGTGAAAGATGTCGGAGTCACAGTGGCCCAGGTGCCCCTGAGAGTTCTGCAGTAGGTGGCGAGGTGCGGGTAAAAAAACAATTGTCAGAACCAAGAGCTGGGTCAGGGAGCCAAGGGAGTAGTGGTCGGGCAGCATCAGCATGCTCATCACCTGTGTCATATTCACCGCCCACATCTCCGACCCTAAGAGGTTCTGTATCATCTATGTCATCGTTAAGTGAAGGTGGTCTTTCTTCAGCATCTTCCACCTGCACTGTGGTTAATGTGGGTGTTGGACGGCGGGAGAGTGGGCTTGGGGGGTCAGGCCGGGCCCAGGAGACGCCGGTTGATTCTGCATCCCACGCTagtgtctcctcttcctcttccagtcAGCAGTCGACTTCAACAGCTAGCAGTGGCTGCAGCATTGGAGACAGTGGACTAAATTATGTCTCGTTGGATTTAGCTCCAGCTCGTTGTGAGGGCGTGATGCCTTCACCGCTAGCTGCCCGCCGGTCTACAAGTGGGGCTGGAGTTCCTCATACTGTGTGTCTCCAAGAACCTGCGGTTGGGGAGGAAGACGAACCCCTCAGTTATGCTCAAATAGACTTCACCAAGAGTGAGGGTTTGCGTACTACCTCCCTTACCCGCGACAAACGACACTAA
- the LOC119574596 gene encoding insulin receptor substrate 2-like isoform X28: MKAIKAVSTLSPKCCVVSWWKLLTKMSQNKVRSSGSLANSDDIVKAGYLKKLKVCIVCSLGLFIRLTMKKKYFVLRRETGPDSPARLEYYDSEKKFKAGAQPKKPIILRTCFSINRKKDPKHSHVIALYTNHDSVSMAAESEAELNDWLGFLHHHMHQAVAGSDGQSRKLYEHVWMVEILPRSLGSSKGITGEYHICLTYKSIALVRVGESQKKIEFPLNSIRRCGHTGSFFFLGLGRSAVTGAGDIWMLTEDAVIAENMHGIIRRAMHAPCNNMSEDPVSRERTQSMSNQRSFDSKEDIFCSGQCLTRGRCGSMPSRSRTSSEGSMQTGPNKLPPNCSHQMDGPHPGSLCLHPITRPKSIPSSSESMESTASVEDFDGLHSHTPETAVDNSNGEEDYMPMEAGLESNMSQHRDHPQPPFSLPIGSTRSYVHSLSKGLISPVSGSSTEGPCLSSPQDQYLEMLSPLERTQEGLFGSVSERSAYLCMDRTPNQPSGSSGPENSGYLSMAPLNSPGSSLPAWQSHPSSQVSSPPHSANHSRIPSLVDENTDSYLSKVPGGHGDATTTSSDTYARDRSRSYLDMTPTPAVPTPIPCSPSDGDSFPEMSPGSSCSFTSGTPSSDHRFHDFIAEKSGNGSYCGYSEDDDSSLDRPHRTNSVGSKPEQFRSRKNSAPILGTSPISNSWSGTPGTFFRGFLQARNQERNNDLMEFDFTKNKSCDSISAEKEKKSSSIESIKRTFTGQRHRSNSKSSGNGKSSVFDSMKRDKKKSESELSAKGMEIPEGKSPFELDFTPSPRGGGSDVCDGYLPMNLRPAVSSGQSSANSEYLEMNSKDFFRGHGLNDPYLDMSKSSDRLVSSLSTSGPNDGYVDMSQGKGLGTLPLTPVSSSSTTSNSSSSIGARVRKISSTFNPLSSQDFSSQQDEYMPIDLRGSFESSHSLDGEKSKKKKSSKRKSFKDSTKRKKSDPIAVMGKGSDGENAQESSKKGTSPLSSLSTFLGRKNSSGTPPKTPLSPTGSPLPKSSRGTPSPFSSLTRKKNESKDSSKDGAAKESSGVSSSVSSGIGTSCIRESSREAEESAISGDSSSVTSSSQTVPNSGDQQNKQTTNNSGGSKRTSGIFETLSQADTKLEEKQKNTGLESGNTDISINSQQQHSNINSNDMGAYVNLSLGSSDKNLNVENKQRKVSTGSVSSDYMNVSPMSVCKTPEAPSDPQQPREYVNMCPGGRPEPHSTSLIPPQPAPMPGTVSPKRKTSLTSKGESSEKSSPSLGYGGSRDQNRRDSKRLSGSNYGEENDGGSGESGYLLMTPGQTPPKPVSPRTVTRRPDIPSALLGGRPDASLTATLERLNLGSSGGSATSERCRSHSGPGAPESSAVGGEVRVKKQLSEPRAGSGSQGSSGRAASACSSPVSYSPPTSPTLRGSVSSMSSLSEGGLSSASSTCTVVNVGVGRRESGLGGSGRAQETPVDSASHASVSSSSSSQQSTSTASSGCSIGDSGLNYVSLDLAPARCEGVMPSPLAARRSTSGAGVPHTVCLQEPAVGEEDEPLSYAQIDFTKSEGLRTTSLTRDKRH, from the exons acgatgaagaagaagtacTTTGTGCTGCGGCGCGAGACGGGGCCCGACAGCCCCGCCCGCCTCGAGTACTATGATTCGGAGAAGAAATTCAAGGCGGGAGCCCAGCCCAAGAA ACCCATCATCCTGCGCACGTGCTTTAGCATCAACCGCAAGAAGGACCCGAAGCACAGCCACGTGATCGCCCTCTACACCAACCACGACTCGGTGAGCATGGCCGCCGAGTCCGAGGCCGAACTGAACGACTGGCTGGGATTCCTGCACCACCACATGCACCAGGCCGTGGCGGGCAGCGACGGCCAGTCCAGGAAGCTCTATG AGCACGTGTGGATGGTGGAGATCTTGCCCAGAAGCCTTGGCAGCAGTAAAGGGATCACGGGGGAGTATCACATCTGTCTGACTTACAAGTCAATTGCTCTCGTGCGGGTAGGAGAAAGTCAGAAGAAAATTGAGTTCCCG TTAAACAGCATCCGGCGTTGTGGCCACACAGGCTCTTTCTTCTTCCTGGGACTGGGGAGGTCAGCGGTCACTGGCGCAGGAGATATATGGATGCTAACGGAAGATGCTGTCATTGCTGAAAATATGCATGGTATTATTCGCAG aGCAATGCATGCTCCTTGTAACAACATGAGTGAAGACCCAGTGTCCCGGGAACGAACCCAGTCAATGTCAAATCAACGTTCATTTGACAGTAAGGAagacatatttt GTAGTGGGCAGTGCCTGACGCGTGGACGATGTGGCAGCATGCCCTCCCGGAGTCGCACAAGTAGTGAAGGATCTATGCAGACTGGGCCTAACAAGCTTCCACCAAACTGCAGTCATCAAATGGACGGCCCACACCCGGGATCTCTGTGTCTTCACCCCATCACTCGGCCTAAATCAAT TCCCAGCTCAAGTGAGTCCATGGAGTCAACTGCATCTGTAGAGGACTTTGATGGCCTGCATTCTCACACTCCGGAAACTGCTGTAGATAACTCCa ATGGTGAGGAGGATTATATGCCAATGGAGGCTGGCTTGGAGAGCAACATGAGCCAGCATCGGGACCATCCACagccacccttctccctccccattggCAGCACGCGGAGTTATGTTCATTCCTTAAGCAAAG GTCTCATCTCTCCTGTAAGTGGTAGCAGCACGGAAGGTCCATGCCTCTCATCTCCTCAAGATCAGTACTTGGAGATGTTAAGCCCCCTAGAGCGTACACAAGAAGGCCTATTTGGCTCAGTGTCAGAAAGGTCAGCATATCTGTGCATGGACCGTACCCCCAATCAGCCTTCAGGAAGTTCAGGTCCCGAAAACTCTGGGTACTTGTCCATGGCGCCGCTCAATTCCCCTGGATCATCCCTCCCGGCCTGGCAATCACACCCTTCTAGTCAG GTATCATCACCACCCCATTCTGCCAACCATTCTCGCATCCCCAGTCTAGTGGATGAAAATACTGATAGTTACCTCTCTAAGGTGCCTGGAGGACATGGAGACGCCACGACCACCTCTAGTGACACTTACGCTCGAGACCGCTCCCGCAGCTACCTCGACATGACTCCTACACCTGCTGTTCCTACACCCATCCCATGTAGCCCATCTGATG GTGACTCTTTCCCTGAGATGTCCCCCGGAAGCAGCTGTTCCTTCACCTCAGGAACTCCCTCCTCTGACCATCGCTTTCATGATTTCATAGCTGAAAAGAGTGGAAATGGGTCCTACTGTGGTTATTCGGAAGATGATGACTCCTCTCTTGACAGACCTCACAGAACCAATTCTGTTGGTTCTAAACCTGAACAATTCCGAAGTCGTAAAAATAG CGCGCCAATTCTGGGGACGTCGCCCATCTCCAACTCATGGTCAGGGACTCCTGGGACGTTTTTCCGGGGCTTCCTCCAAGCACGGAACCAGGAGCGGAACAACGACCTGATGGAGTTTGACTTCACCAAGAACAAGAGCTGCGATAGTATATCtgctgagaaggagaagaagagcagCAGCATAGAGAGCATTAAGAGAACCTTCACAGGACAGAGACATCGTTCCAATTCCAAGTCCTCAGGGAATGGCAAATCTTCAGTTTTTGATTCtatgaaaagagacaaaaagaaatcaGAAAGTGAGTTGTCTGCCAAGGGTATGGAGATCCCGGAGGGAAAGAGTCCTTTTGAGCTTGATTTCACACCAAGTCCTCGTGGAGGTGGTTCAGATGTTTGTGATGGGTACTTGCCTATGAATTTGAGGCCTGCGGTCTCCAGTGGTCAGTCCTCGGCAAACTCTGAATACCTTGAGATGAACAGCAAAGATTTCTTTAGGGGACATGGTTTAAATGACCCATACTTAGATATGTCTAAAAGCAGTGACAGATTAGTTTCCTCACTGAGTACCTCAGGGCCAAACGATGGTTATGTGGACATGAGTCAAGGCAAAGGTCTGGGGACGCTTCCTCTCACACCTGTATCCTCGTCCTCCACAACTTCCAACAGCTCATCTTCCATTGGTGCTAGAGTCAGAAAGATTTCGTCCACATTTAATCCATTGTCTTCCCAAGACTTTTCTTCACAGCAGGACGAGTACATGCCCATTGACCTCCGTGGCAGTTttgaatcttcccattctcttgatggagagaagagtaagaaaaagaaaagcagtaAGAGAAAGTCGTTTAAGGACAGCACCAAACGCAAGAAATCAGACCCAATAGCAGTAATGGGAAAGGGAAGTGATGGGGAGAATGCCCAGGAAAGTAGCAAAAAAGGAACAAgtcccttatcctctctctcaacCTTCCTAGGTCGGAAGAATTCCTCAGGCACCCCTCCTAAGACCCCGCTTTCACCTACTGGTAGTCCACTTCCTAAGTCCAGTCGAGGAACGCCTAGTCCATTTTCGAGTCTAACACgcaagaaaaatgaaagtaagGATAGTAGTAAAGATGGAGCAGCAAAGGAAAGTTCTGGGGTCTCATCAAGTGTAAGCTCAGGCATCGGCACAAGTTGCATTAGAGAATCGAgtagagaagcagaggagagtgCCATATCAGGTGATAGCTCAAGCGTCACCTCATCCTCACAGACAGTTCCTAATAGTGGTGAccagcaaaataaacaaacaactaaCAACAGCGGGGGTAGCAAGAGAACTTCAGGGATATTTGAAACGTTATCTCAGGCAGACACTAAGCTggaggaaaagcagaaaaataCAGGCTTAGAGTCGGGTAACACTGATATTTCTATCAACAGTCAGCAGCAACATtcaaatattaatagcaatgatatggGGGCATATGTAAACTTATCACTTGGCAGCTCAGATAAGAATTTAAATGTAGAGAATAAACAACGAAAAGTATCCACAGGCTCAGTATCATCAGACTACATGAATGTATCTCCAATGTCAGTATGTAAGACACCTGAGGCTCCATCTGACCCTCAGCAACCGCGTGAGTATGTGAACATGTGCCCAGGAGGTCGCCCAGAGCCACACAGCACCTCTCTGATTCCACCACAGCCTGCACCTATGCCAGGCACGGTTTCCCCTAAGAGGAAAACCAGTCTTACATCGAAGGGTGAATCTAGTGAAAAAAGTAGTCCCAGTTTAGGATATGGGGGTTCTAGAGATCAGAATCGTCGTGACAGTAAGCGGTTAAGCGGCAGTAATTATGGAGAAGAGAACGATGGTGGTAGTGGGGAAAGTGGGTATTTGTTAATGACCCCTGGACAAACCCCGCCGAAACCTGTTTCTCCTCGCACAGTAACTCGTCGACCAGACATTCCCTCAGCTCTCCTTGGTGGCCGTCCTGATGCCAGCCTCACTGCCACCTTGGAGCGGCTAAACTTAGGCAGCTCTGGAGGTAGTGCCACGAGTGAAAGATGTCGGAGTCACAGTGGCCCAGGTGCCCCTGAGAGTTCTGCAGTAGGTGGCGAGGTGCGGGTAAAAAAACAATTGTCAGAACCAAGAGCTGGGTCAGGGAGCCAAGGGAGTAGTGGTCGGGCAGCATCAGCATGCTCATCACCTGTGTCATATTCACCGCCCACATCTCCGACCCTAAGAGGTTCTGTATCATCTATGTCATCGTTAAGTGAAGGTGGTCTTTCTTCAGCATCTTCCACCTGCACTGTGGTTAATGTGGGTGTTGGACGGCGGGAGAGTGGGCTTGGGGGGTCAGGCCGGGCCCAGGAGACGCCGGTTGATTCTGCATCCCACGCTagtgtctcctcttcctcttccagtcAGCAGTCGACTTCAACAGCTAGCAGTGGCTGCAGCATTGGAGACAGTGGACTAAATTATGTCTCGTTGGATTTAGCTCCAGCTCGTTGTGAGGGCGTGATGCCTTCACCGCTAGCTGCCCGCCGGTCTACAAGTGGGGCTGGAGTTCCTCATACTGTGTGTCTCCAAGAACCTGCGGTTGGGGAGGAAGACGAACCCCTCAGTTATGCTCAAATAGACTTCACCAAGAGTGAGGGTTTGCGTACTACCTCCCTTACCCGCGACAAACGACACTAA